From the Anser cygnoides isolate HZ-2024a breed goose chromosome 24, Taihu_goose_T2T_genome, whole genome shotgun sequence genome, one window contains:
- the TINAGL1 gene encoding tubulointerstitial nephritis antigen-like isoform X2, giving the protein MRLPWALLCLWLLAGAAGAARARTRRELAPGLYEHGVYDAGGSYCQRGDVCCHGRDDGCTVPYLDTICYCDLFCNRTVSDCCPDFWEYCLGIPAPFPKVQGCARAGRTYPSGATYRENCNLCTCSPAGQWQCEDNACLVDGDLIDAINRGNYGWRAANYSQFWGMTLEDGIRYRLGTFRPPPTVMNMNEMHMAMDSNEVLPRHFDAATKWPGMIHEPLDQGNCAGSWAFSTAAVASDRISIHSMGHMTPSLSPQNLLSCDTRNQRGCSGGRLDGAWWYLRRRGVVTDECYPFTSPESQPAAQPCMMHSRSTGRGKRQATARCPNPQTHANDIYQSTPAYRLASSEKEIMKELLENGPVQAILEVHEDFFLYRSGIYRHTPVAEGKGPKHQRHGTHSVKITGWGEEQLPDGQTLKYWTAANSWGRAWGEDGRFRIARGVNECEVESFVVGVWGRVSMEDMPHK; this is encoded by the exons ATGCGCCTGCCGtgggccctgctctgcctctggctgctggcgggggcggccggggctgcccgggcaCGCACGCGTCGGGAGCTGGCCCCCGGCTTGTACGAGCACGGCGTCTACGATGCCGGCGGCTCCTACTGCCAGCGAGGGGACGTCTGCTGCCACGGCCGGGACGACGGCTGCACCGTGCCCTACCTCGACACCATCTGCTACTGCGACCTCTTCTGCAACCGCACCGTCTCCGACTGCTGCCCTGACTTCTGGGAGTACTGCCTGGGCATCCCGGCCCCCTTCCCCAAAGTCCAAG GCTGCGCCCGCGCCGGCCGCACCTACCCCAGCGGGGCCACGTACCGGGAGAACTGCAACCTGTG cacctgcagccccgcggggcagTGGCAGTGCGAGGACAACGCCTGCCTCGTGGACGGGGACCTCATCGATGCCATCAACAGGGGCAACTACGG CTGGAGGGCCGCCAACTACAGCCAGTTCTGGGGGATGACGCTGGAGGACGGGATCCGCTACCGCCTGGGCACCTTCCGCCCGCCGCCCACCGTCATGAACATGAACGAGATGCAC ATGGCCATGGACTCCAACGAGGTGCTGCCCCGCCACTTCGACGCAGCCACCAAGTGGCCCGGGATGATCCACGAGCCCCTGGACCAGGGCAACTGCGCCGGCTCCTGGGCCTTCTCCACGGCCG CCGTCGCCTCCGACCGCATCTCCATCCACTCCATGGGGCACATGACGCCCTCCCTgtcaccccaaaacctcctgtCCTGCGACACCCGCAACcagcggggctgcagcgggggACGGCTGGACGGCGCCTGGTGGTACCTGCGCAGGAGGGG GGTGGTGACGGACGAGTGCTACCCCTTCACCAGCCCGGAGAGCCAGCCGGCGGCGCAGCCCTGCATGATGCACAGCCGCTCCACGGGCCGGGGCAAGCGGCAGGCCACGGCGCGCTGCCCCAACCCCCAGACCCACGCCAACGACATTTACCAGTCCACCCCCGCCTACCGCCTCGCCTCCAGC GAGAAGGAGATCatgaaggagctgctggagaacGGCCCCGTGCAAG CCATCCTGGAGGTGCACGAGGATTTCTTCCTGTACCGCAGCGGGATCTATCGGCACACGCCCGTGGCCGAGGGGAAGGGGCCGAAGCACCAGCGGCACGGGACCCACTCGGTCAAAATCACCGG GTGGGGCGAGGAGCAGCTGCCCGACGGCCAGACCCTAAAATACTGG acggcAGCCAACTCGTGGGGAAGGGCATGGGGCGAGGACGGGCGCTTCCGCATCGCCCGCGGCGTCAACGAGTGCGAGGTGGAGAGCTTCGTGGTGGGCGTCTGGGGCCGCGTCAGCATGGAGGACATGCCCCACAAGTGa